The DNA window GTCGCTGGTTTGGCGATCGCTGAAGAAAATGGTGCAGGCATTGTGGGCGTCGCGCCAGGCTGTGCATTCATGCCAATTCGTACCTCCTCGTTCCTCAACGATCGCTCTGTTGAAGAACTGTTTGATTGGGCCATAGAACAAGGGGCCGCCGTGGTTTCCTGCAGCTGGGGAGCTACAGCGGTGCATTATCCCCTCTCGACCCGGCAGCGGGCTGCTATCAATCGCGCCGCCACGGAAGGCCGCAACGGCAAGGGTTGTGTGGTGGTCTTTGCCGCAGGTAATACCAACCGTCCGGTCAGCGGTACGGTCAACGAACTGGGCTGGCCCAGCAATGTGTTGCGCGGACCCACCGAGTGGCTGAATGGCTTTGCGGTTCATCCCGATGTGATCACCGTCTCGGCCTGCACCAGCCTGGGAGAGAAGGCTGCCTATAGCAACTGGGGGACGAACATTTCTGTCTGCGCGCCGAGTAATAACGTTGCTCCTGATGTCTTTCTGCCCGAAACCGGCTACGTCGTTGCGCCGCCGCCCATTCAAAAGGTGCTACAGGGCAAGGGTATGGTGACTAGCGATCGCCTGGGCAGCAAAGGCTATACCCCCAGCGACTATACCGAATCCTTTGGAGGAACATCGGCGGCTTGCCCTCTCGTGGCGGGGGTTGCGGCCCTGGTTCTGTCGGTGAATCCTGATCTCACGGCTCGGGAGGTGAAGCAACTGCTGCAAAACACGGCGGACAAGATTCTAGACTCCCAGCCCGATCCGCAGTTTGGGGCAAGCTATGGCACCTATGATGCCAATGGGCATTCGCGCTGGTTTGGCTACGGTAAAGTGAACGCCCACCGGGCGGTTCAAGCGGCGCAACAACAGCGGCGATCGCCCGCCACCATCCGGCAACGCCTGCGTCAGTCTTCCACGGGGTTAGCCGATATCCCGGACAACTTGCCCTTGGGGATGACGAGCGCCCTGCGTATCGATTCGGGCAATCCTATTCAAGATATCCAGGTCTCCCTCGACATCCAGCATAGCTATCTGGGGGATTTGGAAATCAGCTTAGAGTCTCCCACGGGTCTGCGCCTCCTGCTGCAAGGGCGGACATTGGGCAATCAAACCCGGCTGAATTATCGCTATACCCTAGAGAATACGCCGGCTTTGCGGCGACTGCTGCATCAAACAGCGGCGGGGGTTTGGAAACTCACCATTGTAGACTGTGCGCCTGAGCATACGGGGTGGCTGAACCGTTGGGAACTAGAAA is part of the Candidatus Obscuribacterales bacterium genome and encodes:
- a CDS encoding S8 family serine peptidase gives rise to the protein ATANPVKLANRLAERPDVLLAEPDVIVRTQLHYRPQVLHYGKQWYLQHSGGDQLKEGIHLSMEAAWEITRGDRSVIIAVADDGFDLNHPDFQGKGKMVAPKDMRGQDAVPMPEADLESHGTAVAGLAIAEENGAGIVGVAPGCAFMPIRTSSFLNDRSVEELFDWAIEQGAAVVSCSWGATAVHYPLSTRQRAAINRAATEGRNGKGCVVVFAAGNTNRPVSGTVNELGWPSNVLRGPTEWLNGFAVHPDVITVSACTSLGEKAAYSNWGTNISVCAPSNNVAPDVFLPETGYVVAPPPIQKVLQGKGMVTSDRLGSKGYTPSDYTESFGGTSAACPLVAGVAALVLSVNPDLTAREVKQLLQNTADKILDSQPDPQFGASYGTYDANGHSRWFGYGKVNAHRAVQAAQQQRRSPATIRQRLRQSSTGLADIPDNLPLGMTSALRIDSGNPIQDIQVSLDIQHSYLGDLEISLESPTGLRLLLQGRTLGNQTRLNYRYTLENTPALRRLLHQTAAGVWKLTIVDCAPEHTGWLNRWELEIGV